In the Primulina tabacum isolate GXHZ01 chromosome 15, ASM2559414v2, whole genome shotgun sequence genome, CTTTTCTTGTTCGCAGATCTCTCAAATCGCTCATGAAGGAAAGAAGTTCAGTTCATACGTTCAACTCATGTTTCTTTTAACATCTTGATAGCAAATCCGACAGAGTACCCGAACCGACTCGTCCCTTTCGCTCGGGTTGCATCAATGTCAGTTCGAGTTCTTTTATTATAAGGTTAGAAGACCACATAAAGACACCACGATTAGAGCTTGTCTTGAAAGAATCATACATGGAGAGTgcagattttaaaattaatggttAAAGGATTGAACGTGAAAAAAGATTTAGCTTTGGGGATTTTCCCTCAATTTACCTTTTTTTCTTTGGATGCAAATTGGAGTGGGGCGGTGGCGTGACAAACTGACAATAAAAAGGGCACCTCTGATTCTGAACGCGAAAAAGATTTAGCTTTGGGGATTTTCCAtcaatttacttttttttttccttcggATGCAAATTGGAAGTGACAAACTGACAACAAAAGGGGGACCTCGAAAGGCGCGTGTGATAAGTTTTACGTCTCTTCAGCGGTTTAATGTCCAACTATGCGGTCTATCCAACCAAAACCTTAGCCACCGAACCAGCCGCTTTATATGGTGCGAATCTCTTTCTCCAACCCCAATATCCTCAACTGCTCCATTATTTTCCCGTTGTCCCATTtcgtctctctctctctcttttccCTATACATTGCTGCAGGGATATTCTCCTCTCTTTCGTTTTTATCCCGGTAACAATATCTTTCTTTACTTTTCGGTATTCTGGATATCTTTATTTGTTTGTACAACTTTCATGTTCTCTTTGAGTTTGGCGATTAATTGATCTTTTGGGGTTTTGTTGCCTCCTTACGGACCGCTGGCATAACATGTTttgaggtttttttttttgttgaaccCTTTCAATGGTATGCAATCAAACGGAAAATTAGCTTTTTTTTAGcttttcttccaaaattttAGCTTGTTACATTAGCATTTGGAATTCTTCGTCATTTTTCAGGCTGGTGTTTGTGGCGAGGTGTACGCTTCCTTGCTTCTTTCCCAATCAAAGAAGGTTTACATGTGAAGAAATTTCTCTTTCTTTTTACTGTCTTTTTAATCATGTTGCGTAGACACGAATATATATGAGTTATGACCATCTTTTGAGTTTCGATTTGAATTCTTTTTACATGAaacgaaaatcaaaattttacgttttttattttcataaatcaaggcTGCTTcatgtcaaaaaaaaaattgagaaaaaataGATTCTTTTGCATTTTTTAATCgatttgtgatttttttttctgcAATTTggctatcttaaaattattgtaCAACTCTCAAGAAGATCCTGGATCTTTGTGAAGGTGTATTCTCAAATCCAACCTGAGTTTTTCGCCAGTTCCCCCGTGCTTCCAAATAAGCTGATCTAATGTGATTTTCGTGTCATCGTCCCTAATGAATGTATTGGAATTTAAAAATGTCTTTTTTACAACATGGTCATAGAAATAACCGAGCATGGCATCTGTGGAATCCAATGAATtgataaatattgttttttcttCCTTTTGGAGTATTATAGTTCCGTGAGAGGTTGGTAGTATTTAAAGCGTGATTTATGACGTTTTGATTGTTTAGGTAACATAAGATAAGATCAAATAACATGGTCCCTTAAGGAGGATAAAGGCTCTTTCCTTAATTTTCTGCATCATTGAATTTTTGTAGTTTTTTTCCTTGCAGTAGGACGGCTGATTTGAGGTTTTACCAGTTGATATAAAGTCATCAGTTTGttggtgtttatttaatttgaaatgattttgcgATAGTGGAATCCAGAACAACTCAAGCATATGATGGTTTCATGAATGATTTACTGTTTTTCGGAAGGATATCATTTGTCACCTATGATGATTGTTGACCATTATTCCTTCTTCCTAACTGATAGTAACTCGAGTTTCTAAAACAATCATCCACAGATTGACGACATCTACCATTCTTGTAGTTGAATGCATCTTGGACCTCAGCTAATTGAGTGTTTCAGATCTTCGAGATTATCTTATTTTATTGTTTCTATGTTTCGTTACCATCTATGCTTGTTGCATGATTGCATCTTCCACTTTTTCTCGACGTTTTTTTTTGTAAAGACGTGTATTCCACTATAATCTGTGTGCAGGAAACCTAAGCTTTGCACCAACATTTCTTTATTTGAGTGCTCTAAGTTGTATGCAAAATAATCTATGAGTGATTGTAACCTGGTCTCTATATGCAGTTTTATGGCTTTTCAGCAAAACTTTGATTCCTCTGCAATAAATTTCGGATCCGAGGGGAATGATATGCTCAAACAAAAACTGAATTCTGTATCAGCGTCAGCAACAGCTTCAGAAAATGTAAATGGATGCTTTGATTGCAACATTTGTTTAGATTCATCTAACGACCCTGTAGTCACACTTTGCGGACATCTATACTGTTGGCCATGCATTTACAAATGGCTTGAGGTTCAAAACACCTCACCTGATTCAGATGGGCAACCTAAATGTCCAGTTTGTAAATCTTACATCTCTACCTCGTCGGTGGTTCCCCTGTATGGTCGTGGTACATCCTCGGCATCCAAGTTTGAAGCTAGGAAAACTTCACAACTGGACTTGGCCATACCCCAGAGACCACCAGCAATCGGGACAAATGTGGTGTCTGCCACTGCAACATCAGTGACTTCGGATTCAAATCAGCCGAACCATCCGAACCCATTTCTGCCACAGAACCGAACATTTCATCAACATCAATATTTTACCCCACCGTTTGGTAATTATACCACAACAACCAATATGTTCAGTCCAACCATTAACATGGTCAGTGAAATGGTGTTTGCCAGAATGTTTGGGAGCCTAGATTCGAGTTTGTTTGCTCATCCATATTCCAATTCTGACCACTTTCCAGGAAACGGTAGCCCAAGGATGAGGAGGCAAGAAATGCAGTTGG is a window encoding:
- the LOC142526932 gene encoding E3 ubiquitin-protein ligase RMA3-like isoform X6, translated to MQIGSDKLTTKGGPRKARVISFTSLQRFNVQLCGLSNQNLSHRTSRFICFMAFQQNFDSSAINFGSEGNDMLKQKLNSVSASATASENVNGCFDCNICLDSSNDPVVTLCGHLYCWPCIYKWLEVQNTSPDSDGQPKCPVCKSYISTSSVVPLYGRGTSSASKFEARKTSQLDLAIPQRPPAIGTNVVSATATSVTSDSNQPNHPNPFLPQNRTFHQHQYFTPPFGNYTTTTNMFSPTINMETVAQG
- the LOC142526932 gene encoding E3 ubiquitin-protein ligase RMA3-like isoform X3; protein product: MAGVCGEVYASLLLSQSKKVYIFMAFQQNFDSSAINFGSEGNDMLKQKLNSVSASATASENVNGCFDCNICLDSSNDPVVTLCGHLYCWPCIYKWLEVQNTSPDSDGQPKCPVCKSYISTSSVVPLYGRGTSSASKFEARKTSQLDLAIPQRPPAIGTNVVSATATSVTSDSNQPNHPNPFLPQNRTFHQHQYFTPPFGNYTTTTNMFSPTINMVSEMVFARMFGSLDSSLFAHPYSNSDHFPGNGSPRMRRQEMQLDKSLNRVSIFLFCCIVLCLILF
- the LOC142526932 gene encoding E3 ubiquitin-protein ligase RMA3-like isoform X1 encodes the protein MQIGSDKLTTKGGPRKARVISFTSLQRFNVQLCGLSNQNLSHRTSRFICFMAFQQNFDSSAINFGSEGNDMLKQKLNSVSASATASENVNGCFDCNICLDSSNDPVVTLCGHLYCWPCIYKWLEVQNTSPDSDGQPKCPVCKSYISTSSVVPLYGRGTSSASKFEARKTSQLDLAIPQRPPAIGTNVVSATATSVTSDSNQPNHPNPFLPQNRTFHQHQYFTPPFGNYTTTTNMFSPTINMVSEMVFARMFGSLDSSLFAHPYSNSDHFPGNGSPRMRRQEMQLDKSLNRVSIFLFCCIVLCLILF
- the LOC142526932 gene encoding E3 ubiquitin-protein ligase RMA3-like isoform X5, encoding MQNFDSSAINFGSEGNDMLKQKLNSVSASATASENVNGCFDCNICLDSSNDPVVTLCGHLYCWPCIYKWLEVQNTSPDSDGQPKCPVCKSYISTSSVVPLYGRGTSSASKFEARKTSQLDLAIPQRPPAIGTNVVSATATSVTSDSNQPNHPNPFLPQNRTFHQHQYFTPPFGNYTTTTNMFSPTINMVSEMVFARMFGSLDSSLFAHPYSNSDHFPGNGSPRMRRQEMQLDKSLNRVSIFLFCCIVLCLILF
- the LOC142526932 gene encoding E3 ubiquitin-protein ligase RMA3-like isoform X7 encodes the protein MLKQKLNSVSASATASENVNGCFDCNICLDSSNDPVVTLCGHLYCWPCIYKWLEVQNTSPDSDGQPKCPVCKSYISTSSVVPLYGRGTSSASKFEARKTSQLDLAIPQRPPAIGTNVVSATATSVTSDSNQPNHPNPFLPQNRTFHQHQYFTPPFGNYTTTTNMFSPTINMVSEMVFARMFGSLDSSLFAHPYSNSDHFPGNGSPRMRRQEMQLDKSLNRVSIFLFCCIVLCLILF
- the LOC142526932 gene encoding E3 ubiquitin-protein ligase RMA3-like isoform X4: MAFQQNFDSSAINFGSEGNDMLKQKLNSVSASATASENVNGCFDCNICLDSSNDPVVTLCGHLYCWPCIYKWLEVQNTSPDSDGQPKCPVCKSYISTSSVVPLYGRGTSSASKFEARKTSQLDLAIPQRPPAIGTNVVSATATSVTSDSNQPNHPNPFLPQNRTFHQHQYFTPPFGNYTTTTNMFSPTINMVSEMVFARMFGSLDSSLFAHPYSNSDHFPGNGSPRMRRQEMQLDKSLNRVSIFLFCCIVLCLILF
- the LOC142526932 gene encoding E3 ubiquitin-protein ligase RMA3-like isoform X2; this encodes MVRISFSNPNILNCSIIFPLSHFVSLSLFSLYIAAGIFSSLSFLSRFMAFQQNFDSSAINFGSEGNDMLKQKLNSVSASATASENVNGCFDCNICLDSSNDPVVTLCGHLYCWPCIYKWLEVQNTSPDSDGQPKCPVCKSYISTSSVVPLYGRGTSSASKFEARKTSQLDLAIPQRPPAIGTNVVSATATSVTSDSNQPNHPNPFLPQNRTFHQHQYFTPPFGNYTTTTNMFSPTINMVSEMVFARMFGSLDSSLFAHPYSNSDHFPGNGSPRMRRQEMQLDKSLNRVSIFLFCCIVLCLILF